AAAGGCCCAAAAAAGATCCACTTAGCCGGCCAAAACAAAAGCCCAAGCCTTTGTATACTATAGATTGCAGCGGCAGTAGCAGTAATGGCGTCTCTCTCGCTCTGGGACTGAAGTGCGAGTCCGTGCCATTCATGAATAATGAATCTCTTAAAATTCCATACCCAACCCTTCACTTGTAGAATTCCCCAAACTACCTGTTACAACTCCTCTCTCTTTCGGCACCATCTCAAACTCCGCTTCAAATTCACCCCTTGTTCTTCATCGTCTCTTCTCACGCTGTCTCTCCACCGACCCACCTTCAAATTTTCGGGCTTTTCCAGAATTAATGCAGCGATTTACAAATATGAGGaggcaggaggaggagaagccCACCCAATTGTATCGGCGGAATTTGAAGACTTGGCGCCGAACGGTGTCGTTTATCAGAAAACACTGAGATTGGTGGAGTGCTCCATGTTCGCTGCCGTCACTGGGCTTCTGTACTTCTTAAGCAATTCGCTCTCAATAGAGGTTCGGTTTGATGTTTGGTTAATTTGCTAAATGTATGCAGCAATTACCTTAAATTTCCAACGATTTTCTTATTATTAGGTTTCATTGATCATTGTAAAGTGTCTAGATTGTTAATATTCGATTGGTTTGTGTAGGTTGTTAATAGTCAAAATGATGAAAGATGGgttcaattgttgtataattCAGTTATGGCCCCAGAAAAGTTTCTCAATTGGGTTATGGTTTTTATGCAGAATTACTTTGGATGCTTCTTTGCATTGCCAATAGTGATATCTTCATTGAGATGGGGAATCGCCGCCGGAAGAAAAACTATGGTTTGTTCTTGTCAACAAGGCCATTTTTTAAAACATGGACTGGCATAAGCCTGCATGTTAATCTTAATATTATTGGCCATCTATAGGTATGATTATGCAATCCTAGTTTGGCTTTGGCAGGTTGCAACAGCAATGCTATTATTTGTATTGTCTGGTCCTGTGAAAGCCTTGATATATCTGGTGAGGAGTCACTGATCTTTT
This genomic stretch from Tripterygium wilfordii isolate XIE 37 chromosome 22, ASM1340144v1, whole genome shotgun sequence harbors:
- the LOC119991172 gene encoding uncharacterized protein LOC119991172; the protein is MNLLKFHTQPFTCRIPQTTCYNSSLFRHHLKLRFKFTPCSSSSLLTLSLHRPTFKFSGFSRINAAIYKYEEAGGGEAHPIVSAEFEDLAPNGVVYQKTLRLVECSMFAAVTGLLYFLSNSLSIENYFGCFFALPIVISSLRWGIAAGRKTMVATAMLLFVLSGPVKALIYLLTHGLTGLTLGSLWRLGADWRVSIVLCTIVRAMGAVGYVLTTSFLISENILALITINIHASLTLIFAATGINIVPSMNIIYAIFGTLVLLNCGFFVFLLHLLYSVFLTRLGMRGSLSLPNWLEKALG